One Motacilla alba alba isolate MOTALB_02 chromosome 15, Motacilla_alba_V1.0_pri, whole genome shotgun sequence DNA segment encodes these proteins:
- the LOC119707338 gene encoding trichoplein keratin filament-binding protein — translation MSLWLRRGRGPERWAAERRELQERSRQQWESTSRAFARAAACCSLQARWSEPRVPPPSAAAARRDAEEAAARLERRRERLRRLLGEEREALAAELRERRRGGMRSRELRDGSGECGRKFAEPPLQERWNKNNAELREAESELHRKHVREAWDDQLTQQNKEDVTKLEEKKRYGNECETARGEALERTRQEEEKLEKQQADTLLQQIEELKLQETKATKLKKEQENLLKQQWELENLEEERKQMEEHRRKKELGRFLKHQCDVQLRRRAQQVQEELETDRQILSALLEKEEEDQSRQSARRGRAVADVAWMKKVIEEQLQLEKEREAELETIFREEAKKMWEKREEEWEREKVARDRLMSEVLAGRQRQIKEKMELNRRAQEESIKYREQLIKELEEAKEGTRREKEPEEEEQRAQRRELQAQFYSYPRAAWT, via the exons ATGTCGCTGTggctgcggcggggccgcggcccgGAGCGCTGGGCGGCCGAGCGGCGGGAGCTGCAGGAGCGCAGCCggcagcagtgggagagcaCCAGCCGCGCCTtcgcccgcgccgccgcctgctgctccctgcaggcgCGGTGGAGCGAGCCCCGCGTCCCCCCGCCAAG cgcggcggcggcgcggcgggacgcggaggaggcggcggcgcggctggagcggcggcgggagcggctgcGGCGGCTGCTGGGCGAGGAGCGGGAGGCGCTGGCGGCGGAgctgcgggagcggcggcggggcgggatGCGGAGCCGGGAGCTGCGGGACGGCTCCGGAGAGTGCGGGAGGAAG TTTGCTGAGCCGCCGCTGCAGGAGCGCTGGAACAAAAACAACGCGGAGCTCCGAGAG GCAGAGTCTGAGCTGCACAGGAAGCATGTGAGGGAGGCTTGGGATGATCAGCTAACACAACAAAACAAG GAAGATGTGACCAAACTTGAAGAGAAGAAACGTTATGGAAACGAGTGCGAAACGGCACGAGGGGAAGCGCTGGAAAGAACGAGACAAGAGGAAgagaagctggagaagcagcaagCAGACACCTTGCTTCAGCAGATAGAAGAACTGAAACTGCAGGAGACAAAG gcaacaaagctgaaaaaggaACAAGAGAATTTGTtaaagcagcagtgggagctggagaatttggaagaagaaaggaaacaaatggaAGAACACCGGAGGAAGAAAGAGCTCGG tcGCTTCTTGAAGCATCAGTGTGACGTCCAGTTAAGGAGACGAGCGCAGCAGGTACAGGAGGAGCTG GAGACAGACAGGCAAATCTTATCAGCCCTcctggagaaagaagaggaggatCAGAGCCGGCAGAGCGCGCGGCGGGGACGGGCAGTGGCAGACGTGGCCTGGATGAAGAAGGTCATCgaggaacagctccagctggaaaaggagagggaagcagagctcGAGACTATCTTCAG ggaagaagcaaaaaaaatgtgggagaagagagaagaagagtgggaaagagagaaggtgGCCAGAGATCGCCTGATGAGTGAG GTCCTTGCAGGCAGGCAGCGCCAGATCAAAGAGAAGATGGAGCTAAACAGAAGGGCCCAAGAAGAATCCATTAAATATCGAGAGCAGCTGATCAAAGAACTCGAGGAGGCCAAGGAAGGGACTCGTCGGGAGAAGGAGCcggaggaggaagagcagagagcccagaggagggagctgcaggcacag TTCTACAGTTACCCAAGGGCAGCTTGGACCTGA
- the LOC119707337 gene encoding glycolipid transfer protein: MALLLEHEFKPLPADKQIETLPFLEAVAHLPPFFDCLGTPIVYSPVKADLTGNIKKIRAVYDSNPAKFKTLQNILEVEKELHGSAWPKTGATLALMWLKRGLKFILVLLQSISDGERDEEHPNLIRVNALKAYEIALKKYHGWMLQKLFTGSVYALPYKSDLLKALEKGKEVKEEESIEKIHQFLTRVTPILDAIYEMYTKMNAELSYKA; encoded by the exons ATGGCGCTGCTGCTGGAACACGAGTTCAAGCCGCTGCCGGCTGATAAGCAGATCGAGACTTTGCCCTTCCTGGAGGCCGTGGCGCACCTGCCGCCGTTCTTCG ATTGCCTGGGGACTCCCATCGTATACTCGCCAGTCAAAGCAGACCTGACTGGAAATATCAAG AAAATCCGGGCGGTTTATGACTCCAACCCTGCCAAGTTCAAAACGCTGCAGAACATCCTGGAggtggagaaggagctgcacGGCTCGGCCTGGCCCAAGACGGGCGCGACGCTGGCGCTGATGTGGTTGAAAAG gGGTCTGAAATTCATTCTGGTGTTGCTGCAGAGCATCTCTGACGGGGAGAGGGATGAGGAGCATCCCAACCTCATCCGAGTGAACGCCTTGAAGGCTTACGAGATCGCGCTGAAGAAATACCACGGCTGGATGCTGCAGAAGCTCTTCACG GGCTCGGTCTATGCTCTTCCTTACAAATCCGATTTGCTGAAGGCCTTGGAGAAGGGTAAAGAAGtcaaggaagaggaaagcatAGAAAAAATCCACCAGTTTCTCACGAGGGTCACTCCAATCCTGGATGCAATTTATGAGATGTACACGAAGATGAACGCTGAGCTGAGCTACAAAGCCTGA
- the TRPV4 gene encoding transient receptor potential cation channel subfamily V member 4 — protein sequence MADSEDAPRDAAEGAGEDGSLQNESFPLSSLANLFESEDTPSPAEAARGPPGAGDGKQNLRMKFHGAFRKGAPKPMELLEATIYESPVVPTPKKAPMDSLFDYGTYRHHPSENKRWRRRIVEKQPPAAKGPAPDPPPVLKVFNRPILFDIVSRGSPAGLEGLLSFLLTHKKRLTDEEFREPSTGKTCLPKALLNLSGGKNDTIPVLLDIAEKTGNMREFINSPFRDVYYRGQTALHIAIERRCKHYVELLVEKGADVHAQARGRFFQPKGEGGYFYFGELPLSLAACTNQPHIVHYLTENGHKQADLRRQDSRGNTVLHALVAIADNTRENTKFVTKMYDLLLVKCAKLFPDTNLEALLNNDGLSPLMMAAKTGKIGIFQHIIRREITDEDARHLSRKFKDWAYGPVYSSLYDLSSLDTCGEEVSVLEILVYNSKIENRHEMLAVEPINELLRDKWRKFGAVSFYISVVSYLSAMIIFTLVAYYRPMEGPPPYPYTSTADYLRLAGEIITLLTGILFFCTNIKDLFMKKCPGVNSFFIDGSFQLLYFIYSVLVIVTAGLYLGGIEAYLAVMVFALVLGWMNALYFTRGLKLTGTYSIMIQKILFKDLFRFLLVYLLFMIGYASALVSLLNPCPSSESCSEKSNCTVPTYPSCRDSQTFSTFLLDLFKLTIGMGDLEMLESAKYPGVFIILLVTYIILTFVLLLNMLIALMGETVGQVSKESKHIWKLQWATTILDIERSFPVFLRKAFRSGEMVTVGKGTDGTPDRRWCFRVDEVNWSHWNQNLGIISEDPGKSDTYQYYGFSHTMGRLRRDRWSTVVPRVVELNKSCPPEEVVVPLGTMGTAEPRERRHGHAPSSPL from the exons ATGGCAGACAGCGAAGACGCCCCGCGCGATGCCGCGGAGGGCGCGGGGGAGGACGGCTCCCTGCAGAACGAATCCTTCCCGCTCTCCTCTCTGGCCAACCTGTTCGAGAGCGAGGACACCCCGAGCCCCGCCGAGGCAGCCCGGGGTCCCCCCGGCGCCGGGGATGGAAAGCAAAACCTCCGCATGAAATTCCACGGGGCCTTTCGGAAAGGCGCCCCGAagcccatggagctgctggaggccaCCATCTACGAGTCGCCCGTGGTCCCCACGCCCAAGAAAGCCCCCATGGACTCCCTGTTCGACTACGGCACCTACCGCCACCACCCCAGCGAGAACAAGCGCTGGCGCAGGAGGATCGTGGA GAAGCAGCCTCCCGCCGCAAAGGGGCCGGCTCCCGACCCGCCCCCCGTCCTCAAGGTCTTCAACAGACCCATCCTCTTCGACATCGTCTCCCGAGGGTCCCCGGCcggcctggaggggctcctctccttcctgctcacCCACAAGAAGCGCCTGACGGACGAGGAGTTCCGAG AGCCCTCCACGGGAAAGACCTGCCTGCCCAAAGCCCTGCTCAACCTCAGCGGGGGCAAGAACGACACCATCCCGGTGCTGCTGGACATCGCCGAGAAGACGGGAAACATGCGCGAGTTCATCAACTCGCCCTTCAGGGACGTCTACTACCGAG GTCAGACGGCCCTGCACATCGCCATCGAGCGCCGCTGCAAGCACtacgtggagctgctggtggagaaGGGAGCAGACGTCCATGCCCAGGCCCGCGGCCGCTTCTTCCAGCCCAAGGGCGAGGGCGGCTACTTCTACTTCG GTGAGCTGCCCCTCTCGCTGGCCGCCTGCACCAACCAGCCGCACATCGTGCACTACCTGACGGAGAACGGGCACAAGCAGGCGGACCTGCGGCGCCAGGACTCCCGCGGCAACACCGTGCTGCACGCCCTGGTGGCCATCGCCGACAACACCCGCGAGAACACCAAGTTTGTCACCAAGATGTACGACCTGCTCCTCGTCAAGTGCGCCAAGCTCTTCCCCGACACCAACCTGGAGGCTCTGCTCAACAACGACGGCCTCTCCCCGCTCATGATGGCGGCCAAGACCGGCAAGATCGGG ATCTTCCAGCACATCATCCGGAGGGAAATCACGGATGAGGACGCCCGGCACCTCTCCAGGAAGTTCAAGGACTGGGCCTACGGCCCCGTCTACTCCTCCCTCTATGACCTCTCCTCGCTGGACACCTGTGGGGAGGAGGTGTCCGTGCTGGAGATCCTCGTCTACAACAGCAAGATCgag AACCGGCACGAGATGCTGGCCGTGGAGCCCATCAATGAGCTGCTGAGGGACAAGTGGCGCAAGTTTGGGGCTGTCTCCTTCTACATCAGCGTGGTCTCCTACCTCAGCGCCATGATCATCTTCACCCTCGTTGCCTACTACCGCCCCATGGAAGGCCCC CCGCCCTACCCCTACACCAGCACCGCCGACTACCTGCGCCTGGCCGGGGAGATCATCACCCTCCTCACTGGAATCCTCTTCTTCTGCACAAAC ATTAAAGACCTGTTCATGAAGAAGTGCCCAGGTGTGAACTCCTTCTTCATAGACggctccttccagctgctctA CTTCATCTACTCGGTGCTGGTGATTGTCACGGCGGGGCTGTACCTGGGTGGCATCGAGGCCTACCTGGCTGTCATGGTCTTTGCACTGGTCCTGGGCTGGATGAACGCCCTGTACTTCACCCGCGGGCTCAAGCTGACAGGGACCTACAGCATCATGATCCAGAAG ATCCTCTTCAAAGACTTGTTCCGCTTCCTCCTGGTCTACCTGCTCTTCATGATCGGCTATGCCTCAG CCCTGGTGTCCCTCCTCAACCCGTGCCCCAGCAGTGAGTCCTGCAGCGAGAAGTCCAACTGCACAGTGCCCACCTACCCATCCTGCCGGGACAGCCAGACCTTCAGCACCTTCCTGCTCGACCTCTTCAAGCTCACCATCGGCATGGGCGACCTGGAGATGCTCGAGAGCGCCAAGTACCCCGGCGTCTTCATCATCCTCCTTGTCACCTACATCATCCTCACCTTTGTGCTCCTCCTCAACATGCTTATCGCCCTCATGGGCGAGACCGTGGGCCAAGTCTCCAAGGAGAGCAAGCACATCTGGAAGCTGCAG tgggCCACCACCATCCTGGACATCGAGCGCTCCTTCCCAGTGTTCCTGCGGAAAGCCTTCCGCTCGGGGGAGATGGTCACCGTGGGGAAGGGCACGGACGGGACCCCTGACCGCCGCTGGTGCTTCAG GGTGGACGAGGTGAACTGGTCCCACTGGAACCAGAACCTGGGCATCATCAGTGAGGACCCGGGCAAGAGCGACACATACCAGTACTACGGCTTCTCCCACACCATGGGCCGGCTGCGAAGAG ATCGGTGGTCCACGGTGGTGCCACGCGTGGTGGAGCTGAACAAGAGCTGCCCGCCGGAGGAGGTGGTGGTGCCCCTGGGGACCATGGGCACAGCGGAGCCGCGGGAGCGGCGGCACGGCCACGCCCCGAGCTCCCCGCTCTAG